In Janibacter alkaliphilus, the following proteins share a genomic window:
- a CDS encoding DUF1295 domain-containing protein: MIDLRNLRRVAATALGVTAAVQAGTAAVALPKGRRDYVDVVWGPGLGAIALSSALVGTGDARRRWALATVVGGWAARLGAHVLPRMTGHDEEDPRYAEWLEGDSTARVIGKVFVMQGAAQLAVSLPIQVAAASTLPRSARRLLLPAGIALAVGGAVLEAVADRQKEEYTATPKDERPQVLDTGVWGISRHPNYLGDSLVWDGVWLAAAASSPGGWTWPAPALMSYVLIQGTGARLTERRMEGRPGYADYQRRVPFFFPDPRRLLGS, translated from the coding sequence ATGATCGACCTGAGGAACCTGCGCCGCGTCGCCGCGACGGCGCTCGGGGTGACCGCCGCCGTGCAGGCCGGGACCGCTGCCGTGGCCCTGCCGAAGGGGAGACGCGACTACGTGGACGTCGTCTGGGGGCCGGGCCTGGGCGCGATCGCCCTCTCCAGCGCGCTTGTCGGCACCGGGGATGCGCGGCGCCGCTGGGCGCTGGCCACGGTCGTCGGGGGCTGGGCGGCCCGGCTGGGCGCGCACGTGCTGCCGCGGATGACCGGGCACGACGAGGAGGACCCGCGCTACGCGGAGTGGCTGGAGGGGGACTCGACGGCGCGGGTGATCGGCAAGGTCTTCGTCATGCAGGGCGCGGCGCAGCTCGCCGTGTCGCTGCCGATCCAGGTGGCGGCGGCCTCGACGCTGCCGCGCTCGGCGCGGCGGCTGCTGCTGCCGGCCGGGATCGCGCTGGCCGTCGGTGGGGCGGTGCTCGAGGCGGTGGCCGACCGGCAGAAGGAGGAGTACACGGCGACGCCGAAGGACGAGCGGCCGCAGGTGCTCGACACCGGCGTGTGGGGGATCTCCCGGCACCCGAACTATCTCGGCGACTCGCTGGTGTGGGACGGGGTGTGGCTGGCCGCGGCCGCGTCGTCGCCGGGCGGATGGACCTGGCCCGCGCCGGCGCTGATGAGCTACGTGCTCATCCAGGGCACCGGGGCGCGGCTCACCGAGCGGCGGATGGAGGGGCGTCCGGGGTACGCCGACTACCAGCGGCGGGTGCCCTTCTTCTTCCCCGACCCGCGGCGGCTGCTCGGGTCGTGA
- a CDS encoding SRPBCC family protein has protein sequence MITVHATGPRPPDDVWHDLVTPEAWPGWAPHITRVQDLPSPIRPGARGTVHGPAGLRIPVFITEVDDTGRSWQWRVGPGRASILMDHRLDASPEGGSRVVVTIHAPFPMHLYRPLARTALRRLVGDRSTG, from the coding sequence GTGATCACCGTCCATGCCACCGGCCCCCGCCCACCGGACGACGTCTGGCACGACCTCGTCACGCCCGAGGCGTGGCCCGGGTGGGCGCCGCACATCACCCGCGTCCAGGACCTGCCGAGCCCGATCCGGCCCGGCGCTCGCGGGACGGTGCACGGTCCGGCCGGCCTGCGGATCCCGGTCTTCATCACCGAGGTCGACGACACCGGCCGCAGCTGGCAGTGGCGGGTCGGTCCCGGTCGCGCCAGCATCCTCATGGACCACCGGCTCGACGCCTCACCCGAGGGTGGGTCGCGGGTGGTCGTGACGATCCACGCCCCCTTCCCGATGCACCTCTACCGTCCGCTGGCGCGTACGGCGCTGCGTCGCCTGGTGGGCGACCGGTCGACCGGCTGA
- a CDS encoding LysR family transcriptional regulator: MAGDRSELSLRDLRSFLAVVDEGTFTDAAIALGTTQASVSRHVAALEQALGARLLVRGGRVVTLTVAGRRVLRHARTMHDEGEAIRRAARDEQGPIRIGYAWAALGAHTAPVQRRWAELHPGSELVFVNSTGRFSGLNEGLADVAVVRRDPGMAQIGTALLGHESRVAALPREHPLARRRSLRMADFAGRTVAVEALTGTTREELWSPEKYPAGFRTVSGTDEWLTETAAGQGIGLTSQATAVQYSRLGVVFRRVRDAPPLPVWLIWWRDDPPWYLDALRGLIQEELDREG; the protein is encoded by the coding sequence ATGGCAGGCGACCGCTCCGAGCTCTCCCTGCGCGACCTGCGCTCCTTCCTCGCGGTCGTCGACGAGGGCACCTTCACCGACGCCGCGATCGCGCTGGGCACCACCCAGGCCTCGGTCTCGCGGCACGTCGCCGCGCTGGAGCAGGCCCTCGGGGCGCGGCTGCTCGTGCGCGGCGGTCGGGTGGTCACGCTCACCGTGGCCGGTCGCCGGGTGCTGCGGCACGCCCGGACCATGCACGATGAGGGCGAGGCGATCCGCCGGGCCGCCCGCGACGAGCAGGGCCCGATCCGGATCGGCTACGCCTGGGCGGCGCTCGGCGCGCACACCGCGCCGGTGCAGCGCCGGTGGGCCGAGCTGCACCCCGGCTCCGAGCTCGTCTTCGTCAACTCCACCGGCCGCTTCTCGGGGCTCAACGAGGGCCTCGCCGACGTGGCCGTGGTCCGCCGCGACCCGGGGATGGCGCAGATCGGCACCGCCCTGCTCGGGCACGAGTCCCGGGTGGCCGCGCTGCCGCGGGAGCACCCGCTGGCCCGCCGACGGAGCCTGCGGATGGCCGACTTCGCAGGACGGACGGTGGCCGTCGAGGCGCTCACCGGCACCACCCGCGAGGAGCTGTGGTCGCCCGAGAAGTACCCGGCCGGCTTCCGCACGGTCAGCGGCACCGACGAGTGGCTCACCGAGACCGCCGCCGGGCAGGGGATCGGCCTGACCTCGCAGGCCACCGCGGTGCAGTACTCCCGGCTCGGTGTCGTCTTCCGCCGGGTGCGCGACGCCCCGCCGCTGCCGGTGTGGCTCATCTGGTGGCGCGACGACCCGCCGTGGTACCTCGACGCGCTGCGCGGGCTCATCCAGGAAGAGCTCGACCGGGAGGGGTGA
- a CDS encoding SUMF1/EgtB/PvdO family nonheme iron enzyme, protein MLATPWRAVPGGPVRIGSEDPFGYPEDGESPVRTVDLAPVELSAVTVTNADWAAFVAATGHRSLAERSGWSYVVAGFVADPERWPAVAAAPWWLRVDGATWATPEGPGSDVEDRADHPVVHVSHGDATAFARWAGARLPTEVESEAAARGGLDQATFPWGEELTPGGEHRMNVWQGSFPEVNTGEDGWIGTCPVRSYEANGYGLHCVTGNVWEWTASGDDPAVVTKGGSYLCHASYCRRYRPAARQLLAPGSTTGNLGVRLAR, encoded by the coding sequence GTGCTTGCGACGCCCTGGCGCGCGGTGCCCGGCGGGCCGGTGCGGATCGGCAGCGAGGACCCCTTCGGCTACCCGGAGGACGGCGAGTCGCCGGTACGCACCGTGGACCTCGCGCCGGTCGAGCTCTCCGCGGTGACCGTGACGAACGCCGACTGGGCCGCCTTCGTCGCCGCGACGGGGCATCGGTCGCTGGCCGAGCGCAGCGGCTGGAGCTATGTCGTCGCGGGGTTCGTCGCCGACCCGGAGCGGTGGCCGGCGGTGGCGGCGGCGCCGTGGTGGTTACGGGTGGACGGGGCGACCTGGGCCACCCCGGAGGGGCCCGGCTCGGACGTCGAGGACCGCGCCGACCACCCGGTGGTGCACGTCAGCCACGGCGACGCGACCGCCTTCGCCCGCTGGGCCGGGGCACGGCTGCCGACCGAGGTGGAGTCGGAGGCCGCGGCGCGTGGCGGGCTGGACCAGGCGACGTTCCCGTGGGGCGAGGAGCTGACGCCCGGCGGGGAGCACCGGATGAACGTCTGGCAGGGCAGCTTCCCCGAGGTGAACACCGGCGAGGACGGGTGGATCGGGACGTGCCCGGTTCGGTCCTACGAGGCGAACGGGTACGGGCTGCACTGCGTCACCGGCAACGTGTGGGAGTGGACGGCGAGCGGGGATGATCCGGCCGTCGTGACGAAGGGCGGCTCCTACCTGTGCCATGCCTCGTACTGCCGCCGCTACCGGCCGGCCGCGCGGCAGCTGCTCGCGCCTGGCTCGACGACCGGCAACCTCGGCGTCCGGCTGGCACGCTGA
- a CDS encoding sulfatase-like hydrolase/transferase: MPQTRPNILLVLVDDMGFGASSPYGGPCRMPVAQRLADDGVRLTRFHVTSLCSPTRAALLSGRNHHTVGMGATSEMTSDHPGYDGRRPATAGTLAQALHGAGYATAAFGKWHQTPPSETGPEGPFTYWPTGEGFEHFYGFMGAEMNHWYPQLYRGTTPVEPDRTPEEGYHLTEDLVEQTDAWIREAAEGDRPFFAYVAFGATHAPFHVAPEWSRRYRGEFDRGWDAVRETTLARQRELGIVPPETELAPWAPGVPRWHELDEPARAVAARFMETYAGFAEHTDAQVGRLVDTLDELGVAEDTVVLYLLGDNGASGEGGLEGTLREHLVGHGGADDVADMADRLEEFGSASTYGLYPAGWALAMNTPYQWTKQVASHHGGNRDGAIVRWPARIRDGGTVRHQWHHVIDVMPTLLEAAGVAPPTEVDGVAQQPLDGVSMHAALLDADAPETRPTQYFEMVGNRGIYHEGWTAVTQHGVPWRMAEEPRGFDEDTWELYDTRSDWSQTRDVAADEPERLAELRARFEVEAQRYRVHPLDDRVTERENPDLAPRADPRRGITTFVYGPETARLTEEVAPNVKNRSHTITAAVRVPEGGAEGVLVAQGGAFGGWSLYLHEGRATYAYNLFGRDLTIVRAPEPLAPGEHEVALAFGYDGGAPGAGADLALSVDAVIVAAGRLEETTAYYFSFDETFNVGVDRGTATSPEYVPLRNRCAGEVVRVRVDLGDDVEPLTEAQEQQRLLAHE; encoded by the coding sequence GTGCCGCAGACCCGCCCGAACATCCTGCTCGTGCTCGTCGACGACATGGGCTTCGGCGCATCGTCCCCCTACGGCGGTCCGTGCCGGATGCCGGTGGCGCAGCGGCTCGCCGACGACGGGGTGCGGCTGACCCGCTTCCACGTCACCTCGCTGTGCTCACCCACCCGGGCGGCGCTGCTCAGCGGCCGCAACCACCACACCGTGGGCATGGGCGCGACCAGCGAGATGACCTCCGACCATCCCGGCTACGACGGGCGGCGGCCAGCGACCGCGGGCACCCTGGCGCAGGCGCTGCACGGCGCCGGGTACGCGACCGCCGCCTTCGGCAAGTGGCACCAGACCCCGCCGTCCGAGACCGGGCCCGAGGGTCCCTTCACCTACTGGCCCACCGGCGAGGGGTTCGAGCACTTCTACGGGTTCATGGGTGCCGAGATGAACCACTGGTACCCGCAGCTCTACCGCGGCACGACGCCGGTCGAGCCGGACCGCACGCCCGAGGAGGGATACCACCTCACCGAGGACCTCGTGGAGCAGACCGACGCCTGGATCCGGGAGGCGGCGGAGGGGGACCGGCCGTTCTTCGCCTACGTCGCCTTCGGGGCGACGCACGCCCCCTTCCACGTCGCACCGGAGTGGTCGCGGCGCTACCGCGGCGAGTTCGACCGGGGCTGGGACGCGGTGCGCGAGACCACCCTCGCCCGGCAGCGCGAGCTGGGCATCGTGCCCCCGGAGACCGAGCTCGCGCCGTGGGCGCCCGGGGTGCCGCGCTGGCACGAGCTCGACGAACCGGCCCGGGCGGTGGCCGCCCGCTTCATGGAGACCTACGCCGGCTTCGCCGAGCACACCGACGCCCAGGTGGGGCGGCTGGTGGACACCCTGGACGAGCTCGGGGTGGCTGAGGACACCGTCGTGCTCTACCTGCTCGGGGACAACGGGGCCTCCGGCGAAGGGGGCCTGGAGGGCACCCTGCGGGAGCACCTCGTCGGGCACGGCGGCGCCGACGACGTCGCCGACATGGCCGACCGGCTCGAGGAGTTCGGCTCGGCGAGCACCTACGGGCTCTACCCGGCGGGGTGGGCGCTGGCGATGAACACCCCGTACCAGTGGACCAAGCAGGTCGCCTCGCACCACGGCGGCAACCGGGACGGGGCGATCGTGCGCTGGCCGGCCCGGATCCGCGACGGGGGCACGGTCCGGCACCAGTGGCACCACGTCATCGACGTCATGCCGACGCTGCTCGAGGCGGCCGGGGTGGCCCCGCCGACGGAGGTCGACGGAGTGGCCCAGCAGCCGCTGGACGGGGTCTCGATGCACGCCGCGCTGCTCGACGCCGACGCCCCGGAGACCCGCCCCACCCAGTACTTCGAGATGGTCGGCAACCGTGGGATCTACCACGAGGGGTGGACCGCGGTGACCCAGCACGGGGTGCCCTGGCGGATGGCCGAGGAGCCGCGCGGCTTCGACGAGGACACCTGGGAGCTCTACGACACCCGCAGCGACTGGAGCCAGACGCGGGACGTGGCGGCGGACGAGCCGGAGCGGCTGGCCGAGCTGCGAGCGCGCTTCGAGGTGGAGGCGCAGCGCTACCGGGTGCACCCGCTGGACGACCGGGTCACCGAGCGGGAGAACCCGGACCTCGCGCCGCGGGCCGACCCGCGGCGCGGGATCACCACCTTCGTCTACGGGCCGGAGACGGCCCGGCTGACCGAGGAGGTCGCGCCGAACGTCAAGAACCGCTCGCACACGATCACCGCGGCCGTGCGCGTCCCGGAGGGCGGAGCCGAGGGCGTGCTCGTCGCGCAGGGCGGCGCCTTCGGCGGGTGGAGCCTCTACCTGCACGAGGGCCGGGCGACCTACGCCTACAACCTCTTCGGGCGCGACCTGACGATCGTCCGGGCGCCGGAGCCGCTGGCGCCCGGCGAGCACGAGGTGGCGCTGGCCTTCGGCTACGACGGTGGGGCGCCGGGGGCCGGCGCGGACCTGGCGCTCTCGGTGGACGCAGTGATCGTGGCGGCCGGGCGGCTGGAGGAGACCACCGCGTACTACTTCTCCTTCGACGAGACCTTCAACGTCGGGGTGGACCGCGGGACCGCCACCAGCCCGGAGTACGTGCCGCTGCGCAACCGCTGCGCCGGCGAGGTCGTGCGGGTGCGGGTCGACCTCGGCGACGACGTCGAGCCGCTGACCGAGGCGCAGGAGCAGCAGCGGCTGCTGGCGCACGAATGA
- a CDS encoding aldehyde dehydrogenase family protein produces MPSLYIDGTWRDAAAGGTREITCPADRQVVVTVAEGGAQDARDAIAAARTAFDRGPWPTTPTPERAAVLTEVADLLEAELDEVARLESLDTGKRFVESQVDMNDIIGVFRHFAALVQGEAGRVVDTGMPGVSSKVVHEPVGVCSLITPWNFPLLQTAWKVAPCLAAGNTFILKPSELTPQTSIWLMGALERAGLPAGVANLVLGTGAEVGAVLTDHPDVDLVSFTGGLATGKTIMATAAGTVKKVALELGGKNPNVIFADADLPAAIDNALTAIFLDSGQVCSAGARLVVEESIHDEVVDTLVARAQQIRMGGPFDPEAETGPLISDEHRDKIVRYVQTAVDEGAVLRCGGEIPGGALAEGSYYPPTILDGCTAEMSAVQEESFGPVLTVETFSGDTPAEAEDAAVAIANHTVYGLAGAVWSSNAGRAERVAGRLRHGTIWINDYHPYVPQAEWGGMKRSGIGRELGVAGLHEYIETKHVWHNTQPAPADWFPVHD; encoded by the coding sequence ATGCCCAGCCTCTACATCGACGGGACCTGGCGCGACGCCGCCGCCGGCGGGACCCGCGAGATCACCTGCCCGGCCGACCGTCAGGTCGTCGTGACCGTCGCCGAGGGCGGCGCCCAGGACGCCCGCGACGCGATCGCCGCCGCCCGCACCGCCTTCGACCGTGGCCCCTGGCCGACCACCCCGACCCCCGAGCGGGCCGCCGTGCTCACCGAGGTCGCCGACCTGCTCGAGGCCGAGCTCGACGAGGTGGCGCGGCTGGAGTCGCTGGACACCGGCAAGCGGTTCGTCGAGTCGCAGGTCGACATGAACGACATCATCGGCGTCTTCCGCCACTTCGCCGCGCTCGTCCAGGGCGAGGCCGGGCGGGTCGTCGACACCGGCATGCCGGGCGTCTCCTCGAAGGTGGTGCACGAGCCGGTCGGGGTGTGCAGCCTGATCACCCCGTGGAACTTCCCGCTGCTGCAGACCGCGTGGAAGGTCGCGCCGTGCCTGGCCGCGGGCAACACCTTCATCCTCAAGCCGAGCGAGCTGACCCCGCAGACCTCGATCTGGCTCATGGGCGCCCTGGAGCGGGCCGGGCTGCCGGCCGGGGTGGCCAACCTCGTGCTCGGCACCGGCGCCGAGGTCGGCGCGGTGCTGACCGACCACCCGGACGTCGACCTCGTCTCCTTCACCGGCGGGCTGGCCACCGGCAAGACGATCATGGCCACCGCCGCCGGCACCGTGAAGAAGGTGGCGCTCGAGCTCGGCGGGAAGAACCCCAACGTCATCTTCGCCGACGCCGACCTGCCGGCCGCGATCGACAACGCGCTCACCGCGATCTTCCTCGACTCCGGCCAGGTGTGCTCGGCCGGGGCGCGGCTGGTCGTCGAGGAGTCGATCCACGACGAGGTCGTCGACACCCTGGTGGCCCGCGCTCAGCAGATCCGGATGGGCGGGCCCTTCGACCCCGAGGCCGAGACCGGGCCGCTGATCAGCGACGAGCACCGCGACAAGATCGTGCGCTACGTGCAGACCGCGGTCGACGAGGGCGCGGTGCTGCGCTGCGGCGGGGAGATCCCCGGCGGCGCGCTGGCCGAGGGCAGCTACTACCCGCCGACGATCCTGGACGGCTGCACCGCCGAGATGAGCGCGGTGCAGGAGGAGTCCTTCGGGCCGGTGCTGACCGTGGAGACCTTCTCCGGGGACACCCCGGCCGAGGCCGAGGACGCCGCGGTGGCCATCGCCAACCACACCGTCTACGGGTTGGCCGGCGCGGTGTGGAGCAGCAACGCCGGGCGCGCCGAGCGGGTGGCCGGGCGGCTGCGGCACGGCACGATCTGGATCAACGACTACCACCCCTACGTGCCGCAGGCCGAGTGGGGCGGGATGAAGCGCTCCGGCATCGGCCGCGAGCTCGGGGTCGCCGGGCTGCACGAGTACATCGAGACCAAGCACGTCTGGCACAACACCCAGCCGGCCCCCGCCGACTGGTTCCCCGTCCACGACTGA
- the betA gene encoding choline dehydrogenase, producing MKKRYDYVIVGGGSAGSALANRLSADESTSVLVLEAGRADFIMDPLIHMPAALMFPSGNPLYDWAYETDPEPHMGGRRVPHARGKVLGGSSSINGMIFQRGNRGDYDKWATNAGLEHWDYEHCLPYFKRMETCVAGADAWRGGSGPLAMERGPASSPLFQAFFEATTQAGYARTDDVNGYRQEGFAPFDRNVRHGSRLSAARAYLRPIRDRKNLDISTLSMATGLRWSGTRVTGVDFTRAGRPRSVEAGEVILCGGAFNSPQLLQLSGVGSPEVLRAAGVDTRVELPGVGENLQDHLEVYLQHTSLQPVSIAPWLKKWKAPYIGAQWLFADTGVGASNHFEGGGFIRTNDDVAYPNLMFHFLPIAVRYDGTAPEGKHGYQVHIGPMNSDVRGRVHITDDDPRHHPSILFNYLSTENDRREWVEVIRAARHILRQPAFAAFDGGEISPGPSVETDQEIIDWVAQDAETALHPSCSAKMGTDEMAVVDPSSMRVHGTDGLRVVDASVFPSITNGNIYAPVMMVAEKAADLIAGNTPLAPEAPPTYKANAGMPLYPPGDPRNDAWNTPTSIPSSIDAIAAQRAAQEETR from the coding sequence ATGAAGAAGCGCTACGACTACGTCATCGTCGGTGGTGGCTCGGCCGGGTCCGCCCTGGCCAACCGCCTCTCCGCCGACGAGTCCACCAGCGTGCTGGTCCTCGAGGCCGGCCGCGCGGACTTCATCATGGACCCGCTGATCCACATGCCGGCGGCGCTGATGTTCCCCTCCGGCAACCCGCTCTACGACTGGGCCTACGAGACCGACCCGGAGCCGCACATGGGCGGCCGCCGCGTCCCGCACGCTCGCGGCAAGGTACTCGGCGGGTCGTCCTCGATCAACGGGATGATCTTCCAGCGCGGCAACCGCGGCGACTACGACAAGTGGGCCACCAACGCCGGCCTGGAGCACTGGGACTACGAGCACTGCCTGCCCTACTTCAAGCGGATGGAGACCTGCGTCGCCGGCGCCGACGCCTGGCGCGGCGGCTCCGGCCCGCTGGCGATGGAGCGCGGCCCGGCCTCCAGCCCGCTCTTCCAGGCCTTCTTCGAGGCCACCACCCAGGCCGGCTACGCCCGCACCGACGACGTCAACGGCTACCGCCAGGAGGGCTTCGCCCCCTTCGACCGGAACGTGCGCCACGGCAGCCGGCTCTCGGCGGCCCGCGCCTACCTGCGCCCGATCCGCGACCGCAAGAACCTCGACATCTCCACGCTGTCGATGGCCACCGGGCTGCGCTGGTCCGGCACCCGGGTCACCGGCGTCGACTTCACCCGGGCCGGGCGGCCCCGCTCGGTCGAGGCCGGCGAGGTCATCCTCTGCGGCGGCGCCTTCAACTCCCCGCAGCTGCTGCAGCTCTCCGGCGTCGGCAGCCCCGAGGTGCTGCGCGCCGCCGGCGTCGACACCCGGGTCGAGCTGCCCGGCGTCGGTGAGAACCTGCAGGACCACCTCGAGGTCTACCTGCAGCACACCAGCCTGCAGCCGGTCTCGATCGCGCCCTGGCTGAAGAAGTGGAAGGCCCCCTACATCGGTGCGCAGTGGCTCTTCGCCGACACCGGGGTGGGCGCGAGCAACCACTTCGAAGGGGGCGGCTTCATCCGCACCAACGACGACGTCGCCTACCCCAACCTCATGTTCCACTTCCTGCCGATCGCGGTCCGCTACGACGGCACCGCCCCGGAGGGCAAGCACGGCTACCAGGTACACATCGGCCCGATGAACTCCGACGTGCGCGGCCGGGTGCACATCACCGACGACGACCCGCGGCACCACCCGTCGATCCTCTTCAACTACCTCTCGACGGAGAACGACCGCCGCGAGTGGGTCGAGGTCATCCGCGCCGCCCGGCACATCCTGCGCCAGCCGGCCTTCGCCGCCTTCGACGGCGGCGAGATCAGCCCCGGCCCCTCGGTGGAGACCGACCAGGAGATCATCGACTGGGTGGCCCAGGACGCCGAGACCGCGCTGCACCCCTCGTGCTCGGCGAAGATGGGCACCGACGAGATGGCCGTGGTCGACCCGTCCTCGATGCGGGTGCACGGCACCGACGGCCTGCGGGTGGTCGACGCCTCGGTCTTCCCCTCGATCACCAACGGCAACATCTACGCCCCGGTGATGATGGTCGCCGAGAAGGCGGCCGACCTCATCGCCGGCAACACCCCGCTGGCCCCGGAGGCCCCACCGACCTACAAGGCGAACGCGGGCATGCCGCTCTACCCGCCGGGCGACCCGCGCAACGACGCCTGGAACACCCCGACGAGCATCCCCAGCTCGATCGACGCCATCGCGGCGCAGCGCGCCGCTCAGGAGGAGACCCGATGA
- the betT gene encoding choline BCCT transporter BetT has protein sequence MSTTTDPATPPGQETRADRPRKPTPKIPVLTVAGVITVIVAGWALIAPESSGEILGSTVGWISEWFGWFYIALATVVLVFVLYVGLRYSKVRLGSPDDRPEFSTFAWASMLFAAGIGTDVMFYAVAEPASQFLAPPQGDGGTLDAARESTVWTLFHYGITGWGMYALMGIALGFAAYRKGLPLAVRSTLYPLIGKRVRGPIGDAVDIATVLGTIFGVATSLGIGVVMLNVGLDLLFGIEQGTPAQIALVVVAVLVATISATTGVDKGIRLLSQLNVLLAIALAAWVLITRDTAFLLRAAMMNVGDFVSMFPGITMDTMAYDYDADWMGGWTLFFWAWWIAWACFVGMFLARISKGRTIGQFVLGTMTIPFSYIVMWVTIFGNSAVQKIMDGDAEFGEAAMNTPELGFFTLLQDTPGATVLVALATFVGLLFYVTSADSGALVMANLSSDLPDNDTDAAPSMRIVWAAATGVLTIAMLTVDGIPALQSATIIMGLPFAFVMILVMWALHRALEEDRVLGVAQRVSLTRSIVGHPSGSGSWRRRLSRTFGTVTVKQAEERLDDVVLPSLQEVAGELTERGVVAEVSEDTGNGRIGRTAKLVVPATEIGYEDFCYLVQVRRTPAPSYGARMLEADDTTTLLEVALPTGVSYDLMDYDGDEVCHDVLDHYERWANSSAAVADHGS, from the coding sequence ATGAGCACGACCACCGACCCCGCCACACCGCCAGGTCAGGAGACCCGGGCCGACAGGCCGCGCAAGCCCACCCCGAAGATCCCGGTGCTCACCGTCGCCGGCGTCATCACCGTGATCGTCGCCGGCTGGGCGCTGATCGCCCCGGAGAGCTCCGGGGAGATCCTCGGCAGCACCGTCGGCTGGATCTCGGAGTGGTTCGGCTGGTTCTACATCGCGCTGGCCACCGTGGTGCTCGTCTTCGTCCTCTACGTCGGGCTGCGCTACTCGAAGGTGCGGCTGGGCTCCCCGGACGACCGGCCGGAGTTCTCCACCTTCGCCTGGGCCTCGATGCTCTTCGCCGCCGGCATCGGCACCGACGTGATGTTCTACGCGGTGGCCGAGCCGGCCAGCCAGTTCCTCGCCCCGCCGCAGGGCGACGGCGGCACCCTGGACGCCGCCCGCGAGTCCACCGTGTGGACCCTCTTCCACTACGGGATCACCGGCTGGGGCATGTACGCGCTCATGGGCATCGCGCTCGGCTTCGCCGCCTACCGCAAGGGGCTGCCGCTGGCGGTGCGCTCGACGCTCTACCCGCTCATCGGCAAGCGGGTGCGCGGCCCGATCGGTGACGCCGTGGACATCGCCACCGTGCTCGGCACGATCTTCGGCGTGGCCACCAGCCTGGGCATCGGCGTGGTCATGCTCAACGTCGGCCTCGACCTGCTCTTCGGCATCGAGCAGGGCACCCCGGCGCAGATCGCGCTGGTCGTCGTCGCCGTCCTCGTCGCCACCATCTCGGCGACCACCGGCGTCGACAAGGGCATCCGGCTGCTCTCCCAGCTCAACGTGCTGCTGGCGATCGCGCTGGCCGCGTGGGTGCTGATCACCCGGGACACCGCCTTCCTGCTGCGGGCGGCGATGATGAACGTCGGCGACTTCGTGTCGATGTTCCCCGGGATCACGATGGACACGATGGCCTACGACTACGACGCCGACTGGATGGGCGGCTGGACGCTCTTCTTCTGGGCATGGTGGATCGCCTGGGCGTGCTTCGTCGGCATGTTCCTCGCCCGGATCAGCAAGGGGCGCACCATCGGTCAGTTCGTGCTCGGCACGATGACCATCCCCTTCAGCTACATCGTCATGTGGGTGACGATCTTCGGCAACAGCGCCGTGCAGAAGATCATGGACGGCGACGCCGAGTTCGGCGAGGCCGCGATGAACACCCCGGAGCTGGGCTTCTTCACCCTGCTGCAGGACACCCCGGGGGCGACCGTGCTGGTGGCCCTGGCGACCTTCGTCGGGCTGCTCTTCTACGTCACCTCGGCCGACTCCGGGGCGCTGGTCATGGCGAACCTGTCCTCGGACCTGCCGGACAACGACACCGACGCGGCGCCGTCGATGCGCATCGTCTGGGCGGCCGCCACCGGTGTGCTGACCATCGCGATGCTCACCGTCGACGGCATCCCGGCGCTGCAGAGCGCGACGATCATCATGGGGCTGCCCTTCGCCTTCGTCATGATCCTCGTGATGTGGGCGCTGCACCGGGCGCTGGAGGAGGACCGGGTGCTCGGCGTGGCCCAGCGGGTCTCGCTGACCCGCTCGATCGTCGGCCACCCGTCGGGCTCGGGCTCGTGGCGCCGCCGGCTCTCCCGGACCTTCGGCACGGTGACCGTGAAGCAGGCCGAGGAGCGGCTCGACGACGTCGTGCTGCCCTCGCTGCAGGAGGTCGCCGGCGAGCTGACCGAGCGCGGCGTGGTCGCCGAGGTCAGCGAGGACACCGGCAACGGCCGGATCGGGCGCACCGCCAAGCTCGTCGTCCCGGCGACCGAGATCGGCTACGAGGACTTCTGCTACCTCGTGCAGGTGCGCCGCACCCCGGCGCCCAGCTACGGGGCGCGGATGCTCGAGGCGGACGACACCACCACGCTGCTGGAGGTGGCGCTGCCGACCGGCGTGAGCTACGACCTCATGGACTACGACGGCGACGAGGTCTGCCACGACGTGCTCGACCACTACGAGCGCTGGGCGAACAGCTCGGCGGCGGTGGCCGACCACGGCAGCTGA